A stretch of Synechococcus sp. MIT S9220 DNA encodes these proteins:
- a CDS encoding chlororespiratory reduction protein 7, protein MSDPLIRSLDHYVVLVPGEPEQLLTAADTLTWLAGRLQDLDPWPSDLSSCESPEQAALRLLDTACELEISPGIALQWYAVRLDPPGS, encoded by the coding sequence ATGTCCGACCCTCTGATTCGATCCCTCGATCACTACGTGGTGTTGGTGCCAGGCGAACCTGAACAGCTGCTCACAGCGGCCGACACCCTGACATGGCTTGCCGGCCGACTGCAGGATCTGGACCCCTGGCCTTCGGATCTCAGCAGTTGCGAGAGCCCGGAACAAGCTGCACTGCGCCTGTTGGATACAGCCTGTGAACTGGAAATCTCGCCTGGCATCGCTCTGCAGTGGTATGCGGTGCGTCTCGATCCACCCGGCTCCTGA